A genomic region of Castor canadensis chromosome 16, mCasCan1.hap1v2, whole genome shotgun sequence contains the following coding sequences:
- the Znf526 gene encoding zinc finger protein 526 yields MAEVVAEVAEMPTQSPGAVELSAPMSGELTEMTTEVTEMTPGEALASSLFFQHHQFMCSECGSLYNTLEEVLSHQDQHMATVSEEESLTTQNTGMEPELVPGTEEGPFQCGECSQLILSPSELLAHQDAHLQESASQIQYQCGDCQELFPSPELWVAHRKAQHLSATVAEPPVPPPLPSPTPPPPPPEVKMEPYECPECSTLCATPEEFLEHQGTHFDSLEKEERNGLEEEEEEEEEEEEDGETEDEEAATELADDAVGGDKSTGGPAQGCGDCPQHCTASGARRRHRRASRGPASATHPFHCSQCQRSFSSANRLLAHGRAHVGGTHECTTCSKVFKKAASLEQHLRLHRGEARYLCVDCGRGFGTELTLVAHRRAHTANPLHRCRCGKTFSNMTKFLYHRRTHSGKSGTPATAATVSPAPAEPTPPPPPPAPPAQLPCPQCPKSFASASRLSRHRRAVHGPPERRHRCGVCGKGFKKLVHVRNHLRTHTGERPFQCHSCGKTFASLANLSRHQLTHTGVRPYQCLDCGKRFTQSSNLQQHRRLHLRPVAFARAPRLPITGLYNKSPYYCGTCGRWFRAMAGLRLHQRVHARARTMTLQPPRSPTPTPPPAPEPQQTIMCTELGETIAIIETSQPLALEDTLQLCQAALGASEASGLLQLDTAFV; encoded by the coding sequence ATGGCAGAGGTGGTAGCTGAGGTGGCTGAGATGCCGACACAGTCGCCAGGGGCAGTGGAGCTGTCAGCACCCATGTCAGGGGAGCTGACAGAGATGACAACAGAAGTGACCGAGATGACACCTGGGGAGGCTCTTGCCTCATCCCTCTTCTTCCAGCACCACCAGTTCATGTGCTCTGAGTGTGGCAGCCTCTACAACACACTGGAGGAAGTCCTCTCACACCAGGACCAGCACATGGCTACTGTATCAGAAGAGGAGTCACTGACCACACAGAACACGGGGATGGAGCCAGAGCTAGTGCCAGGCACTGAGGAGGGGCCTTTCCAATGTGGTGAATGCAGCCAGCTCATTCTCTCCCCCAGTGAGCTCCTGGCCCACCAGGACGCCCACCTCCAGGAGTCTGCAAGCCAGATCCAATACCAGTGTGGAGACTGCCAGGAGCTCTTCCCTTCACCTGAGCTGTGGGTGGCTCATCGCAAGGCTCAGCACCTTTCTGCTACAGtggctgagccaccagtgccacctCCTTTGCCTTCCCcaacaccaccacctccaccacctgaAGTCAAGATGGAGCCCTATGAGTGTCCTGAGTGTTCCACCCTCTGTGCCACTCCTGAAGAGTTTCTGGAACATCAGGGCACCCACTTTGACTCCCTGGAGAAAGAAGAGCGCAATGGattagaggaggaggaggaggaggaggaggaggaggaggaggatggagagacAGAGGATGAGGAGGCAGCTACAGAGCTGGCTGATGATGCTGTGGGAGGAGACAAGTCCACAGGTGGCCCGGCTCAGGGCTGTGGAGATTGTCCCCAACATTGTACCGCCTCAGGGGCACGCCGGAGACACCGACGGGCATCCCGTGGCCCAGCATCGGCCACCCACCCCTTCCACTGCAGCCAGTGCCAGCGCAGCTTCAGCTCAGCAAACCGGCTGCTGGCTCATGGGCGGGCCCATGTTGGAGGCACGCATGAGTGTACAACCTGCTCCAAGGTCTTCAAGAAGGCAGCCTCACTGGAGCAGCACCTGCGGCTGCACCGCGGAGAAGCCCGCTACCTCTGTGTGGACTGTGGCCGTGGCTTTGGCACAGAGCTCACGTTGGTGGCCCACCGGAGGGCCCACACTGCCAACCCACTGCATCGCTGTCGCTGTGGCAAGACATTCAGCAACATGACCAAGTTCCTCTACCACCGGCGTACCCACTCTGGGAAAAGCGGGACCCCTGCCACAGCAGCAACAGTCTCCCCAGCTCCAGCTGAGCctaccccccctcccccacctcctgccccTCCTGCCCAGCTTCCCTGCCCACAGTGCCCCAAGTCCTTTGCCTCAGCTTCCCGGCTGTCCCGGCACCGGCGGGCAGTACATGGGCCCCCCGAAAGACGGCATCGCTGCGGGGTTTGTGGCAAGGGCTTCAAGAAGCTGGTCCATGTGCGTAACCATTTGCGGACACACACAGGTGAGAGGCCCTTCCAGTGCCACTCGTGTGGCAAGACCTTTGCTTCTTTAGCCAACCTCAGCCGCCACCAGCTGACCCACACAGGCGTGCGTCCCTACCAATGCTTGGACTGTGGCAAGCGCTTCACACAGAGCTCCAACCTTCAGCAGCACCGGAGGCTGCACTTGAGGCCTGTTGCCTTTGCCCGTGCCCCTCGCCTCCCCATCACTGGTCTCTACAACAAGAGCCCCTACTACTGTGGGACCTGTGGCCGCTGGTTCCGTGCCATGGCAGGTCTGAGACTGCATCAGCGTGTCCATGCTCGAGCCAGGACTATGACACTGCAGCCTCCTAGATCACCAACTCCTACCCCGCCCCCAGCCCCTGAGCCTCAGCAGACTATCATGTGCACAGAGCTCGGGGAAACCATTGCCATCATTGAGACATCCCAGCCACTGGCTCTAGAGGACACTCTGCAGCTGTGCCAGGCTGCACTGGGGGCCAGTGAAGCAAGCGGGCTGTTGCAGTTGGACACAGCCTTCGTGTGA
- the Gsk3a gene encoding glycogen synthase kinase-3 alpha produces MSGGGPSGGGPGGSGRARTSSFAEPGGGGGGGGGGPGGSASGPGGTGGGKASVGAMGGGVGASSSGGGPSGSGGGGSGGPGAGTSFPPPGVKLGRDSGKVTTVVATLGQGPERSQEVAYTDIKVIGNGSFGVVYQARLAETRELVAIKKVLQDKRFKNRELQIMRKLDHCNIVRLRYFFYSSGEKKDELYLNLVLEYVPETVYRVARHFTKAKLIIPIIYVKVYMYQLFRSLAYIHSQGVCHRDIKPQNLLVDPDTAVLKLCDFGSAKQLVRGEPNVSYICSRYYRAPELIFGATDYTSSIDVWSAGCVLAELLLGQPIFPGDSGVDQLVEIIKVLGTPTREQIREMNPNYTEFKFPQIKAHPWTKVFKSRTPPEAIALCSSLLEYTPSSRLSPLEACAHSFFDELRCLGTQLPNNRPLPPLFNFSPGELSIQPSLNAILIPPHLRSPAGTTTLTPSSQALTETQTSSDWQPAETTPALSNSS; encoded by the exons ATGAGCGGCGGCGGGCCTTCGGGAGGCGGCCCTGGGGGCTCGGGCCGGGCGCGGACCAGCTCATTCGCTGAGCCAGGCGGCGGAGGCGGAGGCGGTGGCGGCGGCCCCGGGGGCTCGGCCTCTGGCCCAGGGGGCACCGGCGGCGGGAAGGCGTCAGTCGGGGCCATGGGTGGGGGCGTGGGAGCCTCGAGCTCCGGGGGTGGCCCCAGCGGCAGCGGCGGAGGAGGCAGCGGCGGCCCCGGCGCGGGCACAAGCTTCCCGCCGCCCGGAGTGAAGCTGGGCC GTGACAGCGGGAAGGTGACCACAGTAGTAGCCACCTTAGGTCAAGGCCCAGAGCGCTCCCAAGAGGTGGCTTACACAGACATCAAAGTGATTGGCAATGGTTCATTTGGGGTCGTGTACCAGGCACGGCTGGCAGAGACCAGGGAACTGGTGGCCATCAAGAAGGTTCTTCAGGACAAAAGGTTCAAG AACCGAGAGCTGCAGATTATGCGGAAGCTGGACCACTGTAATATTGTGAGATTGCGGTACTTTTTCTACTCCAGTGGGGAGAAG AAAGATGAGCTGTACTTAAATTTGGTGCTGGAATACGTGCCTGAGACAGTGTACCGGGTGGCCCGCCATTTCACCAAGGCCAAGTTGATCATCCCTATTATCTATGTCAAG GTATACATGTACCAGCTCTTCCGGAGCTTGGCCTACATCCACTCCCAGGGTGTGTGTCACCGTGACATCAAGCCCCAGAACCTTCTGGTGGACCCCGACACTGCTGTCCTCAAGCTCTGCGATTTTGGCAG TGCAAAGCAGTTGGTCCGTGGAGAGCCCAATGTCTCTTACATATGTTCTCGCTACTACCGTGCCCCAGAGCTCATCTTTGGAGCCACGGATTACACCTCCTCGATCG ATGTGTGGTCAGCTGGCTGTGTATTGGCTGAGCTCCTCCTTGGCCAGCCCATCTTCCCTGGGGACAGTGGAGTGGACCAGCTGGTGGAGATCATCAAG GTACTAGGAACGCCAACCCGGGAGCAAATCCGAGAGATGAATCCCAACTACACAGAGTTCAAGTTCCCCCAGATTAAAGCGCATCCCTGGACAAAG GTGTTCAAATCTCGGACGCCGCCAGAGGCCATTGCGCTCTGCTCAAGCCTGCTGGAGTACACACCATCCTCGAGGCTCTCCCCCCTGGAGGCCTGTGCCCACAGCTTCTTTGATGAACTGCGGTGTCTCGGAACCCAGCTCCCCAACAACCGCCCGCTTCCCCCCCTCTTCAACTTCAGTCCTGGTG AACTCTCCATCCAACCGTCTCTCAATGCCATTCTCATCCCTCCTCACTTGAGGTCCCCAGCAGGCACGACTACCCTCACTCCATCCTCACAAG cTTTAACTGAGACTCAGACCAGCTCAGACTGGCAGCCAGCCGAAACCACACCTGCCCTCAGTAACTCTTCTTGA
- the Erf gene encoding ETS domain-containing transcription factor ERF, producing MKTPADTGFAFPDWAYKPESSPGSRQIQLWHFILELLRKEEYQGVIAWQGDYGEFVIKDPDEVARLWGVRKCKPQMNYDKLSRALRYYYNKRILHKTKGKRFTYKFNFNKLVLVNYPFIDVGLAGGAVPQSAPPVPSGGSHFRFPPSTPSEVLSPTEDPRSPPACSSSSSSLFSAVVARRLGRGSVSDCSDGTSELEEPLGEDPRARPPGPPELGAFRGPPLARLPHDPGVFRVYPRPRGGPEPLSPFPVSPLAGPGSLLPPQLSPALPMTPTHLAYTPSPTLSPMYPSGGGGPSGSGGGSHFSFSPEDMKRYLQAHTQSVYNYHLSPRAFLHYPGLVVPQPQRPDKCPLPPMAPETPPVPSSASSSSSSSSSPFKFKLQPPPLGRRQRAAGEKAPGGTDKSSGIGASGSGPGGLAEGAGALAPPPPPPQIKVEPISEGESEEVEVTDISDEDEEDGEVFKTPRAPPAPPKPEPGEASGAAQCMPLKLRFKRRWSEDCRLEGGGVPTGGLEDEGEDKKVRGEGPGEAGGPLTPRRVSSDLQHATAQLSLEHRDS from the exons ATGAAGACCCCGGCGGACACAG GGTTTGCCTTCCCGGATTGGGCCTACAAGCCGGAGTCGTCCCCTGGCTCGAGGCAGATTCAGCTGTGGCACTTTATCCTGGAGCTGCTGCGAAAGGAGGAGTACCAGGGCGTCATTGCCTGGCAGGGGGACTACGGGGAATTCGTCATCAAGGACCCTGACGAGGTGGCCAGGCTCTGGGGAGTCCGCAAGTGCAAACCCCAGATGAATTATGACAAGCTGAGCCGGGCCCTGCG CTATTATTACAACAAACGCATTCTGCACAAGACCAAGGGGAAACGGTTCACCTACAAGTTCAACTTCAACAAACTGGTGCTGGTTAATTACCCTTTCATCGATGTGGGCTTGGCTG GGGGTGCAGTGCCCCAGAGCGCCCCTCCAGTGCCATCAGGTGGCAGCCACTTCCGCTTCCCTCCCTCAACGCCCTCCGAGGTGCTGTCCCCCACCGAGGACCCCCGCTCACCGCCGGCCTGCTCTtcttcatcctcctccctcttctcggCAGTAGTAGCACGCCGTCTGGGCCGTGGCTCAGTTAGTGACTGTAGTGATGGCACATCAGAGCTGGAGGAGCCACTGGGAGAGGACCCCCGGGCACGACCACCTGGCCCCCCGGAGCTGGGTGCCTTCCGAGGGCCTCCACTGGCCCGCCTGCCCCATGACCCTGGTGTCTTCCGTGTCTACCCCCGGCCCCGGGGTGGCCCCGAGCCCCTCAGTCCCTTCCCTGTGTCACCTCTGGCTGGGCCTGGCTCCCTGCTACCCCCTCAGCTCTCCCCAGCTCTGCCCATGACGCCCACACACCTGGCCTACACACCCTCACCCACGCTGAGCCCTATGTACCCCAGTGGTGGCGGAGGCCCCAGCGGCTCAGGGGGAGGCTCCCACTTCTCCTTCAGCCCTGAGGACATGAAACGGTACCTGCAGGCCCACACTCAGAGCGTCTACAACTACCACCTCAGCCCCCGCGCCTTCCTGCACTACCCTGGGCTGGTGGTGCCCCAGCCCCAGCGCCCTGACAAGTGCCCGCTGCCACCCATGGCACCTGAGACCCCACCAGTCCCCTCCTCGGCCTCCtcgtcctcttcttcctcttcttccccattCAAATTTAAGCTGCAGCCGCCTCCACTAGGACGCCGGCAGCGGGCAGCTGGGGAGAAGGCCCCTGGAGGCACTGATAAGAGCAGTGGCATTGGTGCCAGTGGCAGTGGCCCAGGCGGGCTGGCTGAGGGGGCAGGCGCTTTGGCTCCCCCGCCACCGCCACCCCAGATCAAGGTGGAGCCCATCTCGGAAGGCGAGTCCGAGGAGGTGGAGGTGACTGACATCAGTGATGAGGATGAGGAAGATGGGGAGGTGTTCAAGACACCACGTGCCCCACCTGCACCCCCCAAGCCTGAGCCTGGCGAGGCCTCTGGGGCAGCCCAGTGCATGCCCCTCAAGCTGCGCTTTAAGCGGCGCTGGAGTGAAGACTGTCGCCTGGAGGGGGGTGGGGTTCCTACTGGGGGCCTTGAGGATGAGGGTGAGGACAAGAAGGTGCGTGGTGAGGGGCCTGGGGAGGCTGGAGGGCCTCTCACCCCAAGGCGGGTGAGCTCTGATCTCCAGCACGCCACAGCCCAGCTCTCCTTGGAGCATCGAGACTCCTGA